The sequence aattttgttcaattttttcaaCCTCACATGAGAAGTTTTTGCTTAAAATATCATCATCCTAAACATAATCGATATTTGATATGCTAATATTAATCTTTGGAAGAGGTTAGTACTCTCAAGTTTGTTgggaaaaattatatatatagaactGAAGCAAACTGATTATACCTCAGAAACAAtacatataatatttaaactcaAACGAAACCCAAATGGTGTAACAAGgcttagatatgaaaataaccAAAGACTTAAAAGAATCTCAAAACCTTTGGAGACTTAAAACGTAGTCGTACGTAGTCGAGACACGCTTCTGATAAGCATTGTCCTGAAGGCAAATATTCGTTCTACACGGGTTGCAAGTATACTACAATGATCATCTCAACAGGATACAAATACTAACTTCGATATAACTGCAACCTCGAACTACTCGAATATGGTAGAACTCTTGGATATttgctctcaactcaactcaagaacaaaaaaaaaaaaaaaaaatgagagaactCTTCACTTTGGAATGAGATATTACAAATGAAGAATCAAGTTGCTATTAATAGGCTACAAACTTAGTAACTctccaaaatacaaaaaattaaaacatttgtCAATTTTAACTTAATTGAATTGTTATTTAtgataaaaatcaaatataactcattcaaattgaagaaactataaattttaattttcaaacatgttaaatttatatataaaacatcattttaatttaaagtttcaatccaaattgaaagtttctatacaatatattaatctacataattaaatccaattttatgttttaatattCAACTATTTCACTTTCTTTCGCTATGTTTTCCTTACTCATTGTTTTGACTTCTGCCATTGGTTCTACAACTAGTTGTAATTATTAtgtcaatatatattatataaatgtatTTGTATACACACACattacatataatatattacTACATCGGATTCAATTAAGACTACATCGTTGTGGTCTCCTATTTTATTTGGTCTTTGTCTACTCAATAAACTCAATGTCCTTACGTTCGAGAGCCTCGAAACACTCCTTGATAGCTTTAAAATATGTCATATATACAACTCAATATTAGCAATGACACGATAAAACACGATATATACAACTAATACTAATATACAACACTTGTATCAAATGAATAGTTCATTATGTTAGATTTTTATGTCCCAATCTTCCATTTTATTAACATAATATCTCCACTCTATCGACACATTAACGTCCAAAATCTCATTACATCAAGTAAAAATATGACACGTTCTTCCATATTTTGAGAGTCATAGGAGAAATGATTTTTATAAACATAGAAATtacaaaatcaatatatattagAAACCCAAATGCATCTATCCCTTCGATTAAGTTTTGTCTTTTAAAATCCTTAATAGAAGAAGCATTTCAAAAATAGGGAGACATTTTAAAGAAACTGGTAGATATATAAGAAGACTGTGAAATTGAAGTAATCTCGTGAACAATTGAAAGATAAATAAGaaacaaacatatttttaaagattaaaaagtTGAATTATTGGACAACTAAACTCAAATCTCGTGAAGTAATCctaattaacaaaaataactACATATAGATAGATAAATAAGAAACAAAGTTTAGGCACATCCAAGCAAAATGTTGTGGAGAGAATTGAAATTGAAGGTTTCGATAGGAAAAACCTTAAAATGTTTCTCAATTTCAACGTCTTGATCCGTCAAAACTTGTGTCGTTCCAGTATTGGGGTCACACAAGAGGAACACAAGTCCACCAAGGAGACACAAGAACTTCCCATCTTCACAGATTTTGATAGGTTGAagattaattaaacttcttgaATGCTGAGGTAGATGTTTAGAAAACCTCAGATTTAGTTTAGGAAGAACAAATAGTATAATGCACGAAAAAACATCTTGTTCCATCTTCCACATTTGGTACTGATCTTCGTTCTCAAGAGTGGTTAGATACAAAGCGCCATTAAGGGCTCCGAAGAAATATGCCAAACGGAATTGGTTGTGTTGGGGAAGAGAACATTGATTCAATTTGTAGTCTTCTAAATCCAAACAGTATATGACATCCTTATGGGCTTTAAGTAGTAGCTGTTGATCAGTTCCAACCCAATAAAGGGCGCCATTGAAGTAGTAAGCGCCGTCTGTTTGGATGGAAGTAGGGAGAAAACCAAGAGGACGAAGACGAGGACAAAGCGTCTCAAATGCATAAATCTCGATCGAGGTTGAAGAAGGTTGAAAAGAAGAGTGTTTATATGTAAATCTAACTATTTTGAACTGCTTTGTGTTAAGACTAAATCCAAAGGCGTAAGAGTAATTATCATGTCTATTGCCAGTATCGGAAGAAACAACGAGATACTCATTTGTGAAGGGATTTAATATGCAAATTTTTGTTCGTGAATATTCTATtagatcataaaacttgaagaAGCGAAAAGAACACAAGAGGAGTCCATGACAGCAACAGAGAATTTTGGAGGAGGCGGAAGAATATTTAGGATGGAAGGTAAAAGAGGCAAGGCTGTTCATCGCTCCCATATGTTTAGGGTCGAAGTCCATACAATGGATGTTTCTGGAGTCGGGAGAAGTTTGAGCAAAAAAAAGATTGGAATCAAACTGAACAACAATATTGTTCCATGATTTACATACCTGACGGCAAGCCTGTAAATCCACGATGGAGAGTTTGGAGAATATTAATTGATGAAGAATATGATCAGGTGGAATCTCCCAATTTTTGTTGCTACTCTCCATTTCCTGCTTCTTCTCCatctttctccttttcttctccATCTTAATCCTGCCAAATTGTAGCACAGGAatttcaaagaagaagaaattctaaaccctaattatACTCAGATCTCACCTTTGCTGGACAAGGAAGCAAGCAACAGGGGTTGATGCTAGAGGGAGGTGCTTCTCGGCTTAGGTTTAGTTAGGTCAAATCTTACGCATAGACATTCTCTTTGAAAAGACGAATCTTAGATTAaatcttcccttttttttttttttttttgaacgaGAGATCTGAAGCTATAGAATTTGGCAGATTTGAAATTATATCTCTTCAATATGTATATAATAGGGAAATTTGATGGGTGGCAAAATaagaatgataaaaataaaagagtatGCCATATACTTTTTAAACTTGTAGATATAAcgataaaatcaatttttaatttccgTCTatacaaatgttgtttttcaatttttgaatcttattcttCTCTCTCAATCACcgtttttcttctctctttaacACAATCCTAAAACACTCatcatgtatatattttttcaattttatttgcaTGTCAATTTTTTCATCTTTCTCacctattatattttatttttgtttgatttctttttttctttttgattttttgttcaaTAATAGGAAACTTTCGTGTTTTGTTTTAATATTCTTTGGTTCAATTtagtgtcttttttttttttttttctgattttGGTTTTGATGAATTGATTTGTTGTATGATtttaaatcaagttttaatttttctatttacttCAAATTTTGTATATCAGTACTATATCTAACAACAATCaacatgtcaactatatcaacACTACATCTAACAATAATCAACATTCAATTAGTAATATATATTGAAGTAAAGCATacatatttcattttataagtaTAATATTTTAAGTGTATCAACAGTATATCAGATATAAGAAATGAGTGTATGAGACATTAATAGGTAAATACTTAAACAAGACATGAGTATATTCATAATATATCTTATATCAATCGACATTGTATTTGGCACTATATATAACaataaccaacattcattagtACCTTATTATTTCGATGTAAACcgtatgttttattttataaatataatatctatAATATATCTAACATCAATCAACATTCCAAGTGTATTAGCAGTATATCTAATAATAATAGACATTCAATCAATAAATGTGATTATcacttattttagtttttgtcaCACATGGATACTTCCTACactattttatcattttttgtattttttttctccttttagaTAACGTATTACTTAATATAGTACCTAATATGAAGTATATCAATGCAGTATTCATAAACATCATTTTAGATATATCACTTAATAGATATCCCAAATTTATTAACGAAATATATCAAGGTCACTTTGAAAAGTGTGCATGGGACGGGTTTTTCCTTTTGTTGGATGTACAATTGATGGAaactttttttacatttttcatttttcattggaATGGATTGAGCTTACTTTACCattttgcaaaacaaaaaaaGTAATAACACACGGGCATAATTTTGCAAACATATTTTTGCTAATTATGCAATTGCCCCtatttaatatatgtataaGTGTAAAATACGCGTTTGGTTCGAGATAACTATAAGGGTCTATTTGGTCATTGAAGTTTCAAAATGGATACTTTTAATCTGAGGTTTGAAACAAAGTTCGAATAGTCCTGGACTTAGTTGAGTAACGGATTAGTGACGAAGATTATTTATTGATTACATggcaaaatatattaaatttttattattttctggATGATATGGACTGAAAATGACAATGGCCTCATCTTCCTCACTCTCTACTGTCCTCTCTAGCAAACTTTCCTTGTCGCCACTATTATTGTCCTTATTTCTGCTCGTTGGTCGACGCCACTAGAAATGCCAAGTCTAGACATCGAAGACCCTCTTTCCATATCTAGAACATCATCGCTGCTGTGACTTTCAGATATGGAAAGATGAACGAAAGGTTTTGAATGTTTCTCTATCTAATACTTTGGTGGCTTAGCTTGATTAAAAGTTCCATCATTGTCATTGCTTTCTCGTAAGACAAACACTTTCTCACAGGTAAGAAGGACATCAGAATGAAAGTGATTGAATCCGAATTCTTGGCCTTCATTCTTTCTCGTTTTCAAATTGTTGCATAAAACGTAAATAGTTGATATTTCTCCacacaaacaaaaaactaaattaatatttgttaaggAAAAGCCTATAGTTGAACATGTCAGCAACAAAGCCACCCTGGCACCTCAACCAAATATAGTCAGCAGCTGAAGTGGACTGCTTGTGTGGCTAACAGAAATTGGTTAGGAGAATATTTTGGTGGTGTGAGGACCACCTCTCCTTGGCTAACACTTGTACACatatattctttattatttcTCATTTATTCTTGCCTAAATATCCTTAGGCGTGGGCTGTATATATTAAATGCCTTACTGTATTGAAAACATTAACCGAGTATAATTAATATACAAAGAATACCAaaggtcttcttcatctttgTCTCTCTCTGACCCTTCGCCTTCTGCCttaatttggtatcagagtcattATGGCCAACGCTAATATTAATGGCATCCCAATCATTAACCCTAGCAGCTCGGTGTTTAGTAGCCTTCCTTTGAATCAACTTCTGAACCAGATCATTTCGATGAAATTGGATCGGAACAATTTTCTCCTATGGAAGAATCTCGCACTACCGATTCTGAGCAGCTATAGGCTTGAAGGTCACCTGATCGGCCAAAAGACTTGTCCCTCGATGTATCTTCAAATGTCTATAGGAGGAGAGTCTAATACTGTGGGAGCTGCAAGTGTCGATGTCAGTGAAGTTACTGTTGGAGCATCCTTGTCTGAAGGTGGCTCAAGTGGGAGTGTCGGAGCTTCGAGGTCCATAAAGTTTCCGGAGGTAAACCCTTAGTATGAAGCTTAGATGGTCGTCGACCAACTCTTGCTCGGTTGGTTGTACAACTCAATGACCCTTGAAGTTATCGTCTAAGTAATGGGGTGTTCGTGCATGAAGGACCTATGGGACAGCATTCAACAACTTTTTGGAGTCCAATCCCGTGCTGAAGAAGAATATCTCAGACAAGTATTTCAATCTACTCGCAAAGGTAACATGAAAATGGAAGAGTATTTAAGAGTTATGAAGAACAATTCTGATAAACTTGAGTAAGCTGGTAGCCCAGTTTCCACAAAAGCTTTGATGTCACAGGTTCTCTTAGGTCTAGATGAGAAGTACAATGTTGTGGTAGCAACGATTCAAAGCAGAGCAGAGGTATCTTGGCTTGATTTGCAGTTCGAATTGCTCCCGTTTAAGAAACGCCTAGAACATCAAGCTGTACAAAAGACCTCTATTGGTTTCAACCACAATGCTACTGTTAATGTAGCCAATACCAGGGGACCTATTGTCAGCAATAGTAAAACACCACCCAATTTCTCACAAAACAAAGGAGGAAGCAACTTTAATCCATAACAAAACAAGGGACCTTCTCAAACTCAATTAGCCCTAGTGATCTCACAGAATGCCCATCCCTTTACTGCCACCCCTGAGACACTTACTGACCCTAGTTGATATGCTGACAGTGGAGCCTCAAGTCATGTGACAGCTGATTGTGGCAATCTAGGAAGTTCAAATGAATATGGAGGTAAGGACTCTGTTGTTATTGCAAATGGTGACAGCCTTAACATTTCACATATTGGTGATGCTTGTTTATCTAGTAGTAAAGCCAGCTGAAACTAAAAGATATGTTGTGTATGCCCAATATTGCCAAAAACTTAGTGAGTATATCCAAGCTTACCAAAgataataacatatttattgagtTTCATGATGGTTTTTGTCTTATCAAGGACAAGGGTACGAGGCTAGTCATACTGAAGGGACAACCTAGAGATGGTTTGTATGAGCTGAGAGGTGTGCAAGTTTGCTCGATTGAAGATCAACTGAAGGAGTCTGGTCAGTGGCAGTCcttgtacaaaaataataagTTGTCTGCCTTAACAGTGTCAAAGTCTAGAAAAGTGTCCAAAAATATGTGGCATAAACGCTTAGGTCATCCCTCTCTAAGAACACTTGAGTAGTCTTAAAGCAATGTAATCTTCCTACAAACATCAATAAAGAGATTGAATTTTGTGATTTCTGTCAATATGGAATGTCTCACTCTCTTGCGTTTCCTAACTTTAAATCTCGAGCCACTAAGCTGTTTGATCTAGTTCATACTGATTTATGGGGACCTGCACCACTTGTATCTACTGGTGGTTATAAATATTATGTCATATTTGTTGATGATCACAGCCGGTGTACGTGGATTTATCCTTTAAGGTTGAAGAGTGACACTTTAGCTACCTATCAACACTTCACTATTATGGTCAAAAGACAGTTTGATACTACTATTAAAATGCTTCAGTCTGACAATGGGAGTGAATATGTCAAAGTACATCAGTTTTGTGGACAACAGTGAACTATCTCTAGGTATTCTTGTCCTTATACCTCTGCACAAAATGGCAGAGCTGAAAGAAAACATAGGGATATTGTGGATAAAGGCCTCACAATGCCTACTTAAGCCTGTCTACCTCTTCATCATTGGTGGGATGCCTTCATGTATGCTACCTACCTCATCAATGGTTTATCAATTGTTGTACTTCAAGGTAAGTCTCCACTTGAACTCCTATCAGGTAAGAAGCTTGACTTTGAGTCTCTAAAGGTATTTAGCTGTGCTTGCTTCCTTCGTCTGAAGTGCTATAACACTCGTAAATTTAACTATCGTACAGAAAAGTGTGTATACCTAGGACCTAGTTTGCAtcataagagttataaatgctTAAATGAATCTAGAAGAGTGTTTATTTCTAGACATGTTGTGTTTAATAAGCTTGATTTTCCCTTCAAGTCTACTTTTACCAACTCCTGTACAACAAAGTTTCCATACACTTTGGCTTCCCTCCATCAACCCAGCCCCTTCTATGCCTACACTACCCCTACCAAAGCTATCTTCCGCAGGTCCATCTGTTGTGCCCGCACCCTCTCTCTTTCCTCTACAGAACACTAGTCCCTCCTCCTCTACCAACACTCCATTACTGCCCATGTCTCCTACACACAACCCTCAACCAACCCCTCCCTTACAGCATCAAATCAACCCTCCCCTGGCCACATCTACCTCACCAACCGATACTTCTTTACCACAATCACATTCTTATACGGCCACTGCCTCACCAGAAACAACAGCCTTACCATTACCTCCTCTTCTACTTTCCACACATTCGATGATAACTCGTGGGAAAGCTGGGATATTCAAGCCTAAAGTACTGCTCATTAATTCCTCAAGGGACTGGTCAACTACAAAACCAACTCGTGTTAGTGATGCCCTCAAAACACCATAATGGAAGGAAGCAATAGATGCTGAATGTGCTGCCCTGCTAAAGAATGATACTTGGTGCCTTGTTCCATTCTCGTCCTCCTACAATGTTGTTGGTACtgttgggtttgatgccctaaagtctcgtgtcttgtagcttgtaaacagtatgtacgaacgcttgtgttgttaatatatgatatttacttcacatcttgtattttgctcggttaattgttttatttgttttaccacaaaccaataaacataaaatccctggttatctgtatgtgactcaagtatgtatgtggtgacatacaagtatatcatgtcttgagtgataaccaaaatagtctatagtatatggatacagGAGGGAacccttatcctagtaatgctacggacgcaACCCactttgtgaaatggtcacaagtgttgtgacttgtcatagatagtctgatcctgatcatttgtgttggggacatgcgagcgagggcgtccttaCAAAGAGTTTTGttatataagacttgaccacgaagctTTAACGTCTCATATATAAACATCGTTcaatgacagagacttcacttcactaagatgaccaatAGGTAAcgatgacctcaatcctgagtgagttgggaactcttgtcaTTAAGGGCGGTCATTTTGACTTTGTATGGGTGCGGAGTGGTAggttcgccgattcaaaccttccattttggggattcgtctgattgggagctGGGGAACTCAGCtaacacaagatggaattcactcttcccCGAGACAGGGgtagtagatagatggctccataagggctgatttccgaggcttgaacgatgtggcgccacacactctTCTTCTATAGCTgagagaggtgttcacacatagttgtctattgttgtattgttcattagatgaatcagtggtacttaaggagtgagatgtaattacaggagggaaaaacggtaaattgaacagttgtacttacgagcatctgtgaggTCATCGTATTCATGATCGGTTAATATCCGATTGACATAAAATATTATTCTGTGTAAGAAGaggttcagctgttggtcttagtggaatgtctaacagttaacggattggtggttctcgtggctaaagagtttagtcaagcTATTCAACGTACCgatgaagcttcgagccataggtccattaggtcccctgggtagcttggataaaagtcgaGAACCAAGTATTTGggttatttgaaatgttcaaattgacaagaggaaattcgaattatatattgatataattggaatggttaattatatatatgataaaatttagCAAATGCATGAGaaacattattttggaggaaaattagataaattatgatttatatcaagtaggagaaaatactatagtagatatgatatcaaactataggatataatataatatcatatatattatatttattaattgattgtatttaattatatgataattaatcatttttccatctcggacgtgggttagtgggcaacATCGGTTATGGTAatcgatgagttaaaatgaaaaaaagttttcattttggatgGTGCAATCAATATTGATTCTTCCGCCCAAAAAGATTTCGTGAAACGATcgcccgagagcctatacgatagttgcttctCCTCCTAAATGATCATTCACCTCGCgttttaactaaatgatcgtatacgtttttcctaaacgatcgttcagtatttcatacacgatcatgtagctcctctatacgataagcacttttgctatacgatagcactattttttctcccacttgcttattccCTACACGACTCGTTTATCCtctgtcctctaccaaattcaccaaagcccaccctttaagttttcactccgagaatatccggggctcattagtggtggtgtcgtccccattgcgTCGTTCGTGTTCGCAttgatcgtgctgctgcagtcgacgttCCCGTCGGGTGTTGGTAGATTTGTTGGAGGGATCCGCTGCATTGGGGTTCTGAAGTTCTGAAGttcgaagatagtcttcaactggtatggaaccctttccttgttaattatcttgttctgagcatgtcgataattagatttatttgcataactgcatgtgttgaatgtatataatttgtattttggtcacggtgagatcgaaGCGATCTTAACACgttcatggaactctcggtatgagatccttcaggcACAAAGTGGGTGTTTAAGATCAAACGACATCCAGATGGCACTATCCAACATTACAAAGCTTGCCTAGTTGCTAAAGGGTTTTATCAAACACCTGGAGTAGATTTTTTTGAAACATTCAGCCCAGTGGTTAAGGCTTCAACGGTTAGAATTGTGATTACCATTGCAGTAGCTCAAGGTTGGCAACTAAGGCAGCTTGACTTCAACaatgcctttctaaatggcatactTCAATAAGATGTCTACATGAGCTAGCCACCAGGGTATGCTGACCCTCACTATCCCAATCACGGATGCAAGCTCACGAAGGCCATTTATGGCCTAAAGAAAGCACCGAGGACATGGAATACCACCTTAAGAGATGCACTACTGTCGTGGGTTTTCCAAAATGCCAGGTCTGACACATCTTTGTATGTCTTTCGTAATGGTTCCTCTGCTGTGTTACTTTTGGTTTATGTAGATGATGTTATCCTCACCGACAATGACCCCCACATGATGAACAATCTAATAAAGATGTTGGATAGTCGGTTTTCCTTAAAAGACCTTGGGCCGCTACATTACTTCTTAGGTGTGGAAATTCATTATCTCGAAAATGGTGTTCTTCTCAGTCAAGAGAAGTATGTTGATGACCATGGCCAAGCTGAACGCCACTAATTCAAAACCAGCTCCCTCTCTGAGTGTGATGAATAGGCAACTCTCACtatgtattt comes from Benincasa hispida cultivar B227 chromosome 2, ASM972705v1, whole genome shotgun sequence and encodes:
- the LOC120070683 gene encoding F-box protein At3g07870-like encodes the protein MEKKRRKMEKKQEMESSNKNWEIPPDHILHQLIFSKLSIVDLQACRQVCKSWNNIVVQFDSNLFFAQTSPDSRNIHCMDFDPKHMGAMNSLASFTFHPKYSSASSKILCCCHGLLLCSFRFFKFYDLIEYSRTKICILNPFTNEYLVVSSDTGNRHDNYSYAFGFSLNTKQFKIVRFTYKHSSFQPSSTSIEIYAFETLCPRLRPLGFLPTSIQTDGAYYFNGALYWVGTDQQLLLKAHKDVIYCLDLEDYKLNQCSLPQHNQFRLAYFFGALNGALYLTTLENEDQYQMWKMEQDVFSCIILFVLPKLNLRFSKHLPQHSRSLINLQPIKICEDGKFLCLLGGLVFLLCDPNTGTTQVLTDQDVEIEKHFKVFPIETFNFNSLHNILLGCA